From Alkalispirochaeta americana, one genomic window encodes:
- a CDS encoding putative PEP-binding protein, translating to MKELILFGTDQHHVEPDVLEAAGSRGKRAVSLADLRVPVCPGVVIPGEALSVFPENATAAWSILQKPLHDIEASMEKRFGEGDTPLLLKVVESPMLNVRSALPSVHHVGLCNTTIDALASAMGETFIWQEYTFLITSILRLELVIEESETRKKQLKEFREELQAAKRKESIKSVLESFSGLLPEQIFSEPFFQLAYVVRLFRKAFALSPTTEDSAIMIQAMVYGNLDSQSASGYLFTHHIITGEDILQGEFFSGSFDENETSGAPLATLPSERLEMLQDISRKLEDHFKELRWIRFAIEGGKLWLVDQASVPDKSAQAEIKTLLDLLRRGTVTEEHVIRTIKPGRLSEILHPTLDAGSVSSFITLEGGIAGSVGAAIGRVFFSTERLVVAHRQAQQAGEDTNLILAMPSTFAGDVKGIEIAQGVLSSEGGYASHAPVVARSLGKVAMVRPDITFRDDVMIIDGNEIKEGDFITLEVPYYTTPRIFIGAGSLTKPTPEDSGLLELLEIVQHKIGKIEVHANADQPRDAHLAKLFGARGIGLCRTEHMFFDESRINRFRYMIIAQDEKTRTMILDDLHKDQTEDFYQLLKIMDGLPVTIRLLDAPLHEFLPQGDAAMKDFVAQAKKDKMKFTKQEILARSQLLREFNPMLGHRGIRIAISYPEIYRMQTRAIFEAAYKLKAEGFSPRPEIMIPLVMNPHELKTVRNGKRIEGKHILGIRDIEREVFQRLQTEPLDYKVGTMIELPAAALNAGEIARYADFFSFGTNDLTQTTYGISRDDFNTFFSDYTELDLLEGNPFKMLQPQVRELVQTAALRGKMVRPDITMGLCGEHGAEPENITFIQETGLDYVSVSPFGIPIAKLAIAQMNMSQA from the coding sequence ATGAAAGAACTGATACTGTTTGGAACGGATCAGCACCACGTGGAACCGGACGTTCTGGAGGCTGCAGGCAGCCGAGGCAAACGCGCCGTTTCTCTGGCAGATCTGCGCGTTCCTGTCTGTCCCGGGGTGGTGATCCCCGGTGAAGCCCTCTCGGTCTTCCCCGAGAACGCAACAGCAGCCTGGTCAATCCTGCAAAAACCCCTTCACGACATCGAAGCGAGCATGGAAAAACGATTCGGCGAGGGAGATACGCCGCTTCTTCTGAAGGTCGTGGAAAGCCCCATGCTCAACGTCCGCAGCGCCCTTCCCTCGGTGCACCATGTGGGGCTTTGCAACACCACAATCGATGCCCTGGCCTCCGCCATGGGAGAGACCTTCATCTGGCAGGAATACACCTTCCTGATCACCAGTATCCTCCGCCTGGAGCTGGTAATCGAGGAGTCCGAAACACGAAAAAAGCAACTCAAGGAGTTCCGGGAAGAACTCCAGGCGGCGAAGCGGAAAGAGTCGATCAAGAGCGTCCTGGAGTCCTTTTCCGGTCTTCTGCCGGAACAGATATTCTCGGAACCCTTCTTTCAACTGGCCTACGTGGTCCGGCTCTTCCGCAAAGCCTTTGCCTTGAGCCCCACCACCGAAGATTCAGCGATCATGATCCAGGCCATGGTCTACGGAAATCTCGACAGCCAGAGTGCGTCGGGATATCTCTTCACTCACCATATCATCACCGGTGAAGACATTCTCCAGGGAGAATTCTTTTCCGGGTCCTTCGACGAAAACGAAACTTCCGGAGCCCCCCTCGCAACGCTCCCCTCGGAACGGCTGGAGATGCTTCAGGATATCTCCCGCAAACTGGAAGATCATTTCAAGGAGCTCCGGTGGATACGCTTTGCCATCGAGGGAGGCAAGCTCTGGCTTGTGGATCAAGCATCAGTCCCCGATAAATCTGCCCAGGCAGAGATCAAGACCCTTCTGGATCTGCTCCGGCGCGGAACGGTCACGGAAGAACACGTGATCCGGACGATCAAGCCCGGACGGCTCTCGGAGATACTGCATCCTACGCTGGACGCGGGGTCTGTGTCCTCCTTCATCACTCTGGAGGGGGGAATTGCCGGGTCCGTGGGGGCTGCGATCGGCCGGGTTTTCTTTTCTACAGAACGACTGGTTGTGGCCCACCGCCAGGCTCAGCAAGCTGGTGAAGACACAAATCTGATCCTGGCCATGCCCTCCACCTTCGCCGGGGACGTCAAGGGAATCGAGATCGCCCAGGGAGTTCTCTCCTCCGAGGGCGGCTACGCCTCCCACGCTCCGGTTGTTGCCCGAAGCCTGGGAAAAGTCGCCATGGTTCGTCCCGATATCACCTTCAGGGACGACGTCATGATCATCGACGGAAACGAGATCAAGGAGGGCGATTTTATTACCCTGGAGGTTCCCTATTACACAACACCGCGCATCTTTATCGGTGCAGGGTCCCTCACAAAGCCAACTCCGGAAGACAGCGGGCTCCTGGAACTCCTGGAGATTGTCCAGCACAAGATCGGCAAGATCGAGGTCCATGCCAACGCTGACCAGCCCCGCGATGCCCATCTGGCAAAACTCTTCGGCGCCCGCGGTATAGGACTGTGTCGCACGGAGCATATGTTCTTTGACGAAAGCAGAATCAATCGTTTTCGCTACATGATTATCGCCCAGGACGAGAAAACCCGCACCATGATTCTCGATGACCTCCACAAGGATCAGACCGAGGATTTTTACCAGCTCCTGAAGATCATGGACGGGCTTCCCGTGACGATCCGTCTTCTGGATGCCCCCCTCCACGAGTTCCTTCCCCAGGGCGACGCTGCAATGAAGGATTTTGTAGCCCAAGCCAAAAAGGACAAGATGAAGTTCACCAAACAGGAGATCCTTGCCAGGAGTCAACTCCTGCGGGAGTTTAACCCCATGCTGGGACACCGGGGTATCCGCATCGCTATCTCCTACCCCGAGATCTATCGGATGCAGACCCGGGCGATCTTCGAGGCTGCCTACAAGCTGAAGGCCGAGGGTTTCTCACCGCGTCCGGAGATCATGATTCCCCTGGTAATGAACCCCCACGAGCTGAAGACCGTTCGAAATGGCAAGCGTATCGAAGGAAAACACATCCTGGGAATCCGGGATATCGAAAGGGAGGTCTTTCAACGCCTTCAGACCGAACCGCTGGATTACAAGGTGGGCACCATGATCGAGCTTCCGGCGGCGGCACTCAACGCAGGCGAGATTGCCCGGTACGCTGATTTCTTCTCCTTCGGCACCAACGACCTCACCCAGACCACCTACGGAATCTCCCGGGACGATTTCAACACCTTTTTTTCGGATTACACCGAGCTGGACCTGCTGGAAGGAAACCCCTTCAAGATGCTTCAGCCCCAGGTGCGGGAGCTGGTCCAAACGGCGGCCCTGCGAGGGAAAATGGTAAGGCCCGATATTACCATGGGACTCTGCGGAGAGCACGGTGCAGAACCGGAGAACATTACCTTTATCCAGGAAACGGGACTCGACTACGTCTCGGTGTCCCCCTTCGGGATTCCCATCGCAAAACTGGCTATCGCCCAGATGAACATGAGCCAGGCCTGA
- the cfpA gene encoding cytoplasmic filament protein CfpA — protein sequence MSDLSRSPNVFHPTRPSAVGSRNSLAQDGRDQKQEYDQLVQEETDRILDTIQTKLPAEVLERLDVMGGLKEKLYNYFNQNYQNMFNRYITTTEDEMVKKIRNFIDKEENKTLARYTPKEISAMLDEIAGADKFNTGEVEKSIVNMYGHLHGHIQRGVNDLENETNSLLRQKTDVGAFIRGENAYSVVKAAFKDSATKPKTVTDTKLSVNILDSELISPIFQYQATVEQLIKDQISRTISNLIDQEVERFQDELIDQGKEELTDSEIIFEKMKRVTNYTDDDVEDETSKRYTFLAKDLMQKIEGLRAEIDPSEFDPVNIRENLKKIIDMENIRNRGFNTAVNSITSILDTSKMGYQYVENLKNARELIIREYEDTDIENLPDERYQIRLKYYDSEQLEKEREVYDQQMEAFRQEIQKLYDVIEAVYQTGRSRFKVNDYDDIVAKMSRTMKKRKDTFRFEESGDKLVEEMQRTWNEITLLKANPTDVERLNQTYRHEKKLFKEMLNKSSRKLEQIYGYQNPQERVILDDRVRFLRREFDDFDYLINPYHIQSGVVLDVDITSIKRKKFTLNGMANVLNEFLHGISKGFQDAAFAAFKRRRSTIRDDIGMNFSNEYDEPVAQSLPSHGTQESTPAPTETVSRNPASPRGQADVSPGKGSISSDDLQEL from the coding sequence ATGTCCGATCTTTCACGCAGTCCCAACGTATTTCATCCCACACGCCCATCAGCAGTAGGTTCCCGCAACAGCCTCGCCCAGGACGGACGGGACCAAAAACAAGAGTACGATCAACTCGTTCAGGAAGAAACCGATCGTATCCTGGATACAATTCAAACAAAGCTTCCTGCCGAGGTTCTGGAACGACTCGATGTTATGGGGGGTCTCAAAGAAAAGCTCTATAACTACTTCAACCAGAACTACCAGAATATGTTCAACCGGTATATCACCACCACTGAAGATGAGATGGTGAAGAAAATCCGGAACTTTATCGACAAGGAAGAGAACAAAACCCTTGCCAGATATACCCCCAAAGAAATCTCCGCCATGCTGGACGAGATCGCCGGAGCCGACAAGTTCAATACCGGTGAAGTCGAAAAATCGATCGTCAACATGTACGGTCACCTTCACGGCCACATTCAGCGCGGTGTAAACGATCTCGAGAACGAAACCAACTCGCTCTTGCGCCAAAAAACTGATGTAGGCGCCTTCATCCGAGGTGAGAACGCCTACTCCGTGGTGAAAGCGGCATTCAAGGACAGCGCGACCAAGCCCAAAACCGTTACCGATACCAAGCTCTCGGTGAATATTCTTGATTCGGAGCTCATCAGCCCCATCTTCCAGTACCAGGCGACGGTGGAGCAACTGATCAAGGACCAGATATCCAGGACGATCAGCAACCTGATCGATCAGGAGGTGGAGCGATTCCAGGATGAGCTCATCGATCAGGGCAAGGAAGAACTCACCGACTCGGAGATCATCTTCGAGAAGATGAAGCGCGTCACCAACTACACCGACGACGATGTGGAAGATGAAACCTCCAAGCGCTATACCTTCCTGGCCAAAGATCTGATGCAGAAGATCGAGGGCCTCCGCGCCGAGATAGATCCCAGCGAGTTTGACCCGGTGAATATTCGGGAAAACCTGAAGAAAATCATCGACATGGAGAACATCCGCAACCGGGGGTTCAACACAGCGGTCAACTCGATCACATCAATCCTGGATACCAGCAAAATGGGCTACCAGTATGTGGAGAACCTCAAGAACGCCCGGGAATTGATCATCCGCGAGTATGAGGACACCGATATTGAGAACCTCCCCGACGAGCGCTACCAGATCCGCCTCAAGTACTACGACTCGGAGCAGCTCGAGAAGGAGCGGGAAGTCTACGACCAGCAGATGGAGGCCTTCCGCCAGGAGATCCAGAAGCTCTACGATGTGATCGAAGCGGTCTACCAGACGGGAAGATCCCGATTCAAGGTAAACGACTACGACGATATCGTGGCAAAGATGTCCCGCACCATGAAGAAGCGCAAGGACACTTTCCGCTTCGAGGAATCGGGCGACAAGCTCGTGGAAGAAATGCAGCGGACCTGGAACGAGATCACCCTCCTCAAGGCGAACCCCACCGATGTGGAGAGGCTCAACCAGACCTACCGCCACGAGAAAAAGCTCTTCAAGGAAATGCTCAACAAGAGCTCCCGCAAACTGGAGCAAATCTACGGCTACCAGAACCCCCAAGAGCGGGTGATCCTCGATGACCGGGTACGCTTTCTCCGACGGGAGTTTGATGACTTCGACTATCTGATCAACCCCTATCACATTCAGTCCGGTGTGGTTCTCGACGTGGACATTACCAGCATCAAGCGAAAGAAGTTCACCCTCAACGGCATGGCCAACGTGCTGAACGAGTTCCTCCACGGTATTTCCAAGGGATTCCAGGATGCGGCCTTTGCAGCCTTCAAGCGACGCCGGTCCACCATCCGCGACGATATCGGCATGAACTTCTCCAACGAATACGATGAACCCGTTGCACAGAGCCTGCCGAGTCACGGAACGCAGGAATCGACACCGGCCCCCACCGAAACGGTGAGCCGAAATCCGGCATCACCACGCGGACAGGCCGATGTCTCTCCCGGAAAAGGGTCTATCTCCAGCGATGATTTGCAGGAACTGTAA
- a CDS encoding LysM peptidoglycan-binding domain-containing protein, with protein MSTRKDSFRKEEPLHIGNRLFRVDEECYVVYMGSQGYGVRPFLRIGTSSFLPEQIKRHIGSVVLTDHLTGDIFLEEGCLDPHAPGRARYVGSPALVEAVKAFVHKEQISSQPLESVSHEAPAKGGQVILYEDGSLRLFLDGHRLFDLKEQERSDRHALYCLNRLDEIISSSRGAYRREDFQDSGFLVSKDHSLLGFSRGEIFTLRQQTSSIREWAPAMIPFSLISTLAGTGERAAFLELLKWRLATERNVFFCLPGGESPPDHDHESSLAEELFLLLSRAGFPVARNTPPNLPADQPAPVALAETKLRFSSPVPSGNPAEFSGEHPWNAGIAPPILPGVLYRYAHRYAHHCTASERDVSLENSLAAFRMLLRSDLRKELESFPFLEEGLGKIMARTDLPLLDRVCAALWLWNSVTDTSSSLPEKARQELARQARETAQSLFLAGHVPVTACIQEGAQGWCILFSPREGLTRGAVDDNERARQRMKPFLEQSCPRTFFEKERARLKALLEALLAANRVTTPPAPARPDPAVAPIQHQPPLREPGKQEGTALADQKTSSPAPVEGQVPSGGKGSSSSSGSSSPPPAALSPNSSPKRSPGKAPTKPQATAPTQAPPSKTWRLLLGGSAAACLMILALFLFFLPGSRFSGQGLWQQVFHSQETPPAPTRPADTGTPPASHLEDDKGVPRAETERPLPESGDSPAEIPILTRTPDAPGPPTETPAVRETPDTTGPPSRGPLPEEAPTTAPTTAETEGDSPEWTGSTTDSLDEFVAPTPPGEAPLLSGPPPSSPERETPDQPRPHDWSIRDILLATNWIARGNGYAPIGEEQHLSPSPHWIYPGNLIELPDGRPYTIVAGDTLWGIAERFLTRFFSDSPWKPEDFREIVAREQYPIREIRRNE; from the coding sequence GTGTCGACCAGAAAAGATTCATTCAGGAAAGAAGAGCCCCTGCACATTGGCAACCGCCTGTTCCGCGTGGACGAGGAGTGCTATGTGGTATACATGGGCTCCCAGGGCTACGGGGTGCGACCCTTCCTGCGGATCGGCACCAGCTCGTTTCTCCCGGAGCAGATCAAACGCCATATCGGATCCGTGGTTCTTACGGATCACCTCACGGGTGATATCTTCCTCGAAGAAGGATGCCTTGATCCGCATGCTCCGGGGCGAGCGCGTTACGTGGGATCTCCCGCCCTGGTGGAGGCGGTCAAAGCCTTCGTCCACAAGGAACAGATATCTTCTCAACCGCTGGAGTCGGTCTCTCACGAGGCCCCTGCCAAGGGGGGACAGGTTATCCTCTACGAGGATGGCTCGCTTCGTCTTTTTCTTGACGGGCACCGCCTGTTTGACTTGAAGGAGCAGGAACGATCGGACCGTCACGCCCTGTACTGTCTCAACCGCCTGGATGAAATCATCTCCTCCTCCCGAGGGGCCTACCGAAGGGAAGATTTCCAGGACTCCGGGTTCCTGGTGAGCAAGGACCATTCGCTTCTGGGATTCTCCCGAGGAGAAATCTTCACCCTGCGGCAGCAGACATCCTCCATTAGGGAGTGGGCACCAGCCATGATCCCCTTCTCGCTCATCTCGACTCTTGCAGGGACGGGTGAGCGCGCAGCCTTCCTGGAACTGCTCAAATGGCGGCTCGCTACCGAAAGAAATGTTTTTTTCTGCCTGCCCGGAGGCGAATCACCTCCCGACCATGATCACGAGTCATCCCTGGCGGAAGAGCTTTTTCTGCTCCTTTCAAGGGCGGGCTTTCCTGTTGCACGGAACACCCCGCCGAATCTTCCTGCCGATCAGCCCGCTCCTGTAGCTCTGGCCGAGACAAAACTGCGCTTTTCTTCGCCTGTCCCTTCAGGGAACCCGGCAGAATTCTCCGGAGAGCACCCCTGGAACGCTGGAATCGCTCCCCCAATTCTGCCGGGTGTCCTCTACCGCTACGCACACCGCTACGCACACCACTGCACAGCAAGCGAGCGAGATGTCTCCCTGGAGAACTCTCTGGCCGCCTTCAGAATGCTCCTGCGCAGCGATCTCAGGAAAGAGCTGGAAAGCTTTCCCTTTCTGGAAGAGGGGCTGGGCAAGATCATGGCTCGCACGGACCTGCCCCTTTTGGACCGGGTATGCGCCGCTCTCTGGTTATGGAACAGCGTTACCGATACCTCCTCCAGCCTTCCGGAGAAAGCTCGTCAGGAACTGGCCCGGCAGGCCCGGGAGACGGCACAATCGCTCTTTCTGGCCGGTCACGTGCCCGTAACGGCGTGCATCCAGGAGGGAGCCCAGGGGTGGTGCATCCTTTTTTCCCCCCGGGAAGGCCTGACCCGGGGAGCTGTGGACGACAACGAACGAGCCCGACAACGCATGAAACCCTTCCTGGAGCAGTCCTGCCCCAGAACCTTCTTCGAGAAGGAACGGGCTCGTCTTAAGGCGTTGCTGGAGGCGCTACTGGCTGCCAACAGGGTTACCACACCACCTGCACCGGCCCGGCCAGACCCGGCGGTTGCCCCGATCCAGCACCAGCCCCCCCTCCGGGAACCGGGCAAGCAGGAAGGCACAGCCCTGGCTGATCAGAAAACATCATCTCCAGCCCCTGTGGAAGGGCAGGTACCATCAGGTGGCAAAGGCAGCTCCAGCTCCTCTGGTTCCTCATCACCTCCCCCAGCGGCTCTCTCACCGAATTCCTCACCAAAAAGATCACCAGGAAAAGCACCGACAAAACCGCAGGCAACCGCCCCGACCCAGGCCCCTCCGTCAAAGACGTGGCGCCTTCTCCTGGGAGGTTCTGCCGCAGCGTGCCTGATGATCCTGGCGCTCTTTCTTTTCTTCCTGCCCGGTTCAAGGTTTTCCGGCCAGGGACTCTGGCAGCAGGTTTTTCACAGCCAGGAGACCCCTCCTGCCCCTACCCGGCCCGCAGATACCGGGACACCTCCTGCAAGTCACCTGGAGGACGACAAGGGGGTGCCACGAGCAGAAACGGAACGGCCTCTCCCGGAGAGCGGGGATTCACCAGCAGAAATACCGATACTTACAAGAACCCCCGATGCGCCGGGCCCACCAACGGAGACGCCGGCCGTGCGGGAAACACCAGATACAACCGGTCCGCCGAGCAGGGGCCCCCTCCCGGAAGAAGCACCAACCACAGCACCAACCACAGCAGAAACCGAAGGGGACTCCCCGGAATGGACCGGATCGACAACAGATTCCCTGGATGAGTTTGTTGCCCCAACACCCCCCGGGGAAGCCCCCCTTCTTTCAGGGCCTCCGCCGTCATCACCAGAGCGGGAAACGCCCGATCAGCCGCGGCCCCACGACTGGTCAATCCGGGATATTCTCCTGGCCACCAACTGGATCGCCCGGGGGAACGGCTACGCTCCCATCGGGGAGGAGCAACACCTCTCTCCCAGCCCTCACTGGATATACCCTGGCAATCTCATAGAACTGCCCGACGGCAGACCATATACCATTGTCGCCGGCGACACCCTCTGGGGGATCGCCGAGCGTTTTCTCACCCGCTTTTTTTCGGATTCTCCGTGGAAACCAGAGGATTTTCGGGAAATTGTGGCGCGAGAGCAGTACCCTATAAGGGAGATAAGGAGGAACGAATAA
- a CDS encoding nucleotide-binding protein encodes MVITQRRDTKIIPIAGGKGGIGKTELCANLGVRLGQLGYRTVVVDLDLGGSNLHSALGVKNKNPGVGNFLSDRALAFESLLSPTPYDNLQFIPGDVLVAGTPNITYAQKRSILRNLEELEADYVLLDLGAGASNNVVDFFLVANSGLIVTSPHVGAIVNAYSFLKNAVFRFLFRAFSGESDVEKFLRNQIKERRPGNPVKVSSVLSAMAEIDTEQALKAKRYIDLLQPLLVLNMVRSADDLNIGESLRDLVDKNLSITFDALGMIIHDESLAGAHRAHKPVMAANPDSFVGIEIDRIAQKIVQSPEFPTLALEKSLYADSYELLRIEAQNDLSTLQSEQNEESLRSESDAAEFIEVLTAQKKQIQELQGTIRMLTMRQG; translated from the coding sequence ATGGTAATAACGCAACGAAGAGACACAAAAATCATCCCTATTGCCGGAGGAAAGGGCGGTATCGGCAAGACCGAGCTCTGCGCAAACCTGGGCGTGCGTCTGGGGCAGTTGGGGTACCGCACTGTTGTGGTCGATCTTGACCTGGGAGGCTCTAATCTCCATTCAGCGCTTGGGGTAAAGAACAAAAATCCGGGGGTGGGAAACTTTCTCTCCGATCGGGCTCTTGCCTTCGAGTCGCTTTTGTCGCCCACGCCGTATGACAATCTTCAGTTTATTCCTGGCGATGTTCTGGTAGCGGGCACCCCGAATATCACCTACGCCCAAAAGCGCAGTATTCTGCGCAACCTTGAAGAACTCGAAGCAGACTATGTCCTTCTGGATCTGGGAGCTGGGGCGTCCAATAATGTGGTTGATTTCTTTCTGGTGGCTAATTCGGGTCTCATCGTTACCTCGCCCCATGTGGGGGCCATCGTGAACGCCTACAGTTTCCTGAAAAACGCTGTCTTTCGCTTTCTCTTTCGGGCTTTCTCCGGAGAAAGCGATGTCGAAAAGTTCTTGCGAAACCAGATCAAGGAGCGTCGTCCGGGTAACCCCGTCAAGGTTTCATCGGTGCTCTCGGCGATGGCAGAGATCGACACGGAGCAGGCCTTGAAAGCCAAGCGCTACATTGATCTGTTACAGCCTCTCCTGGTGCTGAACATGGTTCGAAGCGCCGACGATCTGAATATCGGCGAGAGTTTGCGGGACCTGGTGGATAAAAACCTCTCCATTACCTTTGACGCCCTGGGAATGATCATCCACGATGAGTCCCTGGCAGGGGCCCATCGGGCGCATAAACCGGTGATGGCGGCGAATCCCGACAGTTTTGTGGGAATCGAAATCGATCGGATCGCACAGAAGATCGTTCAGTCCCCGGAGTTCCCTACGCTGGCTCTGGAAAAATCGCTTTACGCCGATTCATATGAGCTTCTCCGTATCGAGGCTCAGAACGATCTCTCTACCCTCCAATCAGAACAGAACGAGGAATCACTCCGATCGGAGAGCGATGCCGCCGAGTTCATCGAGGTATTGACCGCCCAGAAAAAGCAGATTCAGGAGCTTCAGGGCACCATCCGCATGCTGACCATGCGTCAGGGGTGA